Below is a window of Neodiprion virginianus isolate iyNeoVirg1 chromosome 4, iyNeoVirg1.1, whole genome shotgun sequence DNA.
AATAACCGGTTATTTCGAGTACAGTTCAAAAACCGGCTATTtcgcgtttgaaattttttggccgCAAATTAAGTTGGTAGCACTGTCGGGTTGAATACGAAATTCGCCATCGCCTCGCAAAATTCATACAAGCTCCGTTTTGCGAATCTAGGTATAAACCACCATGCCACATACGAATTGAATACATAACGGGCAGTTGAGAtgtgaatttcgaaaattcaaccACCTGCACGTGTTCAACCTCTTATAAGATTAAGGCAAAAACACCAAATTCAGTGTAAGGTGATATGGAATTCATGTCTGCATTGATATCTTCTTAAATTTCAGTGCTAAATTAGATGGAGATGAAAAAACACTGACGTTGAATTTGGTCGGATCAAAGCCTCTGATTATGCTGGGCCAGTATACCGTCGACGGTAAAGTACTCGTTCTTCCTATCCAGGGATCCGGAAATGCGAAGCTTGATCTCCGTAAGTTTGATcctttataattttaatttctacgCAACATGGTATAACTATATATGAAAATGTCAATCGTTATTGCCGATAATTATAAACATTTCCTCCCATGTAGTTAGCGTCACCGCGACGATTAAACTTATTGGCAGCGTAGTGCAAAGGCAAGGCGTGGACTaccttattttcaaaaaagtcgATTTCGTTTTGAATCCCCAGTCAATGAAGCTCAATTTCAGTAACCTCTTCAACGGGAACAAAGAGCTAGGTAAGCATATTACGAGGACGTCAAAAACCAATCCtctgattaaaaattaataattattacaacaCATGTATggaattaatcaaattttagGTGACAATATGAATAAGTTCCTGAACGAAAATTGGTCGCAGGTGTACGATGAGCTCAGGCATTCGTTCCAAAATGCTTTTGCACTCACTATAGCTGATCTGACACATCGTTTCTTCGCTCAGGTGCCATACGACAGTCTTATTCCTCCAAGTTCTTAGGCGCCGACGTTATTCAAGAAATCAAACACTCCAGATGTGTGGCGGATCGAGTTAAGCCACGAATTATTTACCTACTTTATCAACGACGTATATTCAAGGCCAATCTGAGACGTCGTTACCCTCTTCCTTTTATGTGACTCATTTCGCACATAAGtcatatgaaaatattatacaaataaattgtaaCGGGATTACAATTTCGAACTCACTGAGCGAACggatttgaaataattcggTACTTCAGATTGAATTAAATCATACGTTTCAAAAAGTGATATTTGATTGGCCGAAG
It encodes the following:
- the LOC124301907 gene encoding protein takeout-like; its protein translation is MFRLAFPVIFFFACALAVELPKDFKKCYRDDPNLDECLKSAVNAAIKAMVTETKELKIAPIDPLHIKKLDIIQGTGPVTVELNFTDVDIHGMSSILVDSVSAKLDGDEKTLTLNLVGSKPLIMLGQYTVDGKVLVLPIQGSGNAKLDLLSVTATIKLIGSVVQRQGVDYLIFKKVDFVLNPQSMKLNFSNLFNGNKELGDNMNKFLNENWSQVYDELRHSFQNAFALTIADLTHRFFAQVPYDSLIPPSS